The genomic window GCCTGCCGGCGGGCGGGCCCGATAGAATCATTCGGGAATGACGGCCAATAGAATACGTTGGAGGTTTGAGGGGGGAGGCAAACCCTTGAAAAATCGTGAAGGGTAAAGGGTAAAGAGTAAAGGGCTAGGCGAAAAAAATAATTTCTATCCAACCAGCCCCCGCCTGCCGGGGCGGGCAGGGCCCCTTACAAAGGGGAGGTTTTTAAATAATTCTGGATTCCTGCCTGCCGGCGGGCGGGCCCGATAAAATCATTCGGGAATGACGGAGGGGGGGGCGGGAATGAGGGAGGGGAAGATACATCATCCACCCCCCACCTACCTTCCCCCCATCGAGGTGGGAGGAATTAAAAGGGAAATTCATCTTGATTCCCGATAGAATCATTCGGGAATGACGGCCAATAGAATACGTTGGAGGATTTAGGCGTTCTTTGGAAAAAACGTCAGGGGTGAAGCGTAAGGCGTAAGGGAAAAAAAACAAGAAAAACGAAAAAAACAAAAAAAACTAGACAAGCCAAATGCCGTTCTATAGGAATTTTCCGGTTCAATTGGGATCGGCTCTTTCGCTTTCTTTAAAGCTTTTGATATGAAGTTTAATCGCGGCTTGGATATTCTTTTTGGTTTCTTCGATAGTTTTACCTTGAGAAAAACATCCAGGAAGCGCCGGAACCGATGCATAGTATCCTTTTCCGTTTTCCTCAGGAAGAATATCCACCGTATAGCGATAAAGGGCCATTTTTCTTTCCCTCAATTTTTTCAACAATTAAAGGAAACGGGATCTTCACCCGCTCCCTCGCTCGGAAAATTATTCTTGCTCTCCCCAGGGGGCCAGCCCCCATTAAAACTGCGTGAGTGGTAAGGGGTAAGGCGTGAGGCGTGAGGCGAAGAGAAAATTTCTACCCTCCCTTAATCTTCCCTTACAAAGGGAGGGAGATTGACCTCCGAACCCCCAGAGCGCCCAGAAAGGCTGCGTCTTCACTTTTGGCTATTAACCTTTAACTTTTTTAAGTTAAAAGTCATAGGTTAATAAGTATCTGCGGAAGCAGATCTTGGAGCGGGAAACGGGACCTGCCTGCCCTGCCTCTCCGGCAGGGGGGCGGCAGACAGGTTTGATCACGAAATGATTTGCTGGCAAGGCCAGCGAAAGCAAAAAATGAAACATTTTCAGACCGATTGACACCTGTTACGTAATATGTTACATTCCTTTATGTGATTCGTTCCTTTCGGCATAAAGGTCTTGAAAAGTTCTTCCTGACTGGTGGTAAAGGGGGAATCACCATTGCACACGAAAAAAGGTTGCGTTTAATTCTCGGCCGTCTCGATGCTGCTCACGAACCCCAAGACATGGATCTTCCGGGTCTCAGACTGCATAAGCTTACGGGAAAATTGAAAGGTTATTGGACGGTTGAGGTAAGCGGAAATTGGCGTGTGATATTCGAGTTCTACCAACACGCTGCCTGGAACGTCGATTACGTGGATTACCATTGAAGGAGGTTTAACCAATGATGCATAATCCCCCCCATCCGGGTGAAACGCTAAAGGAATTATGTCTTCTTCCCCTTGATCTATCCGTGACCCGCGCTGCAAAAGCCTTGGGCATAACACGTAAGACCCTTTCCCAGTTGCTAAACGGCCACATTGGGGTAAGCCCAACCATGGCCATCAGACTTGCCCTTGCAACAAATACGACTGCCGAGAGTTGGCTGAATATGCAAACGGCATATGATCTTTGGCAGGCCAAACAGAAAAACAAACGCCTCAAGGTCACACGGTTAGAGGTGGCTTGAAAGTTAATGTTTTATCTCCAGACCCGCCTTTGGCAAAATCGACCAAGGGTAATTTCATACCGAGTCGGGGTCGGACCAAGCTAACAATTTGATATGAAAGGTTAAACATCCAAAATACAGGCGTTTTTGAGTCTTAGAAACCTTTTTTCGTCCCTAAAAAGATTGTTATAAGAAGCAGGGGAATTTAATGTCGATTGGCCCTGGATACAGACCGATTCCTTATAACACTCTTTTTAACCCCAAAAAATCCGTTTAAGCCCATTTTTTGGGCCATTTTTTAATTCTTACATAAAAATTTCAATCCTTTACCTTGGCCCGGCCCCGACTTCCTACCCTCGCCTTTTATCGTACCCGCAATCCACACGTCAATAATCCGTATATTCCCGTCTGATACCATATTTACATATGGTGTTGAATATGGTAAATTAGAACTATCGACAGATTTGTACTCATATCCATGGAGAACATCAATGAAGACTAGAAAGCTGACCGTTGAGGTCCCGGAAGACCTCTTGGCCCGGGCCACCAAGGCCACCCGGGAAGGAATCACACCGACGATTCGCCGCGGGCTCGAACTCGTCGCCGCAGGCGGCGCTTATGCCCGGCTCAGGGAGTTGAAAGGCAAGGTCAAATTCACAGTGAAATTATCGGCCCTCAGGAAAGACTGATGCTCTGTATCGATACCAGCTCACTGATCGCCTATTTGGAAGGCCGAACCGGAAACGATGTGGATCTGGTAGACCGGGCCTTTTCGGATCAGGTAGCCGTTCTATCTCCCGTTGTGGTCACCGAACTGCTCAGCGATCCACATCTCCCCATCGAGGTCCGACAGGTTATTCTTGAAATCCCGGTGCTTCCAATTCTGGATGGCTTCTGGGTTCGAGCCGGGCTTTTGAGAGACAGAATGCTTCGAAGTGGCCACAAGGCAAAATTGGCAGACACCCTGATCACCCAGAACTGTCTGGATCACCGTTCCACGCTGGTGACGCGCGATCTCGATTTTAAAAACTTCAAGCGGGTGGTCAAGCTCAACATCGTCTACGAACCATTTCGTAAGTCCTGAATCCCCACCGTTTTTCGCATAAACGGCCCTTTTCCCTAATGGCAAACAGGTTTGATCACAAAGTGATTTGCTGGCAAGGCCAGCGAATCAAAACAAGATTGGACTTCGAAGAAGAATCCTTACGGGACAAGCGGTCGGGTTGTACACCTTCACCCCTACCCTCGTCTTGGCAAAGTTTACGAATAAAATAGCCGCCAACGGTAATGAGAGGATACTAACGGTGACAAAGGGTGATTATACAAAGTGGTGGCACGGTGGTGGTCGGTAAAGTGAAAGGGAGTGAACTTTTTTAGAACCACTTTTTTAAAACTTTTTTTCCCTTTTCTCACACTGTTCGACAAATGATTTAG from Nitrospiria bacterium includes these protein-coding regions:
- a CDS encoding PIN domain-containing protein, whose product is MLCIDTSSLIAYLEGRTGNDVDLVDRAFSDQVAVLSPVVVTELLSDPHLPIEVRQVILEIPVLPILDGFWVRAGLLRDRMLRSGHKAKLADTLITQNCLDHRSTLVTRDLDFKNFKRVVKLNIVYEPFRKS
- a CDS encoding type II toxin-antitoxin system RelE/ParE family toxin, with the translated sequence MIRSFRHKGLEKFFLTGGKGGITIAHEKRLRLILGRLDAAHEPQDMDLPGLRLHKLTGKLKGYWTVEVSGNWRVIFEFYQHAAWNVDYVDYH
- a CDS encoding HigA family addiction module antitoxin yields the protein MMHNPPHPGETLKELCLLPLDLSVTRAAKALGITRKTLSQLLNGHIGVSPTMAIRLALATNTTAESWLNMQTAYDLWQAKQKNKRLKVTRLEVA
- a CDS encoding type II toxin-antitoxin system HicB family antitoxin — translated: MALYRYTVDILPEENGKGYYASVPALPGCFSQGKTIEETKKNIQAAIKLHIKSFKESERADPN